The genomic region CGCCGCGAGCGGCCCCTTCCGGGTTGAAGGCTCCCCTCCCGGCTGGTACTCTCGGAAGTCCTAGCAGCGACGGGCGGTTAGATCATCGCTCGACCGCCCCGATGCCCTCCACCCTCGCCCCACCTCCGCCGTCCCCCGCCGTCGAGGGGCGGCGCGTGGCGATCCGCGGGACGGTGCAGGGCGTCGGCATGCGCCCCTTCGTCTTCCGCGTGGCCGGCGCCTGCCGGATCCGGGGCCGCGTCCGCAACGACGCCCGCGGGGTGACCATCGAGGCCTTCGGCGCTCCGGCCGACCTCGACGCCTTCCTGGCCCGGCTCGAGGCCGACAAGCCGCCCGCGGCCCGCTTCGACGCGGTCGAGGTCGCCCCCATCCCGGCGGAGCCGGCGCCCGACTTCCGCATCGTGGAGAGCGAGGGCACCGGCGCCTCGGCCGAGCTCCGCGTCTCCATCCCCGCCGACCTCGCCACCTGCCCGGACTGCCTGCGCGAGCTCGCCGACCCGGCGAACAAGCGCCACCGCTACCCGTTCACCAACTGCACCAACTGCGGCCCGCGCTTCACCATCGCCCGCGGCGTCCCCTACGACCGGCCGCTCACCACCATGGCGGCGTTCCCGCTCTGCCCCGACTGCCGGCGCGAGTACGAGACCCCCACCGACCGCCGCTTCCACGCCGAGCCCAACGCCTGCCCGGTGTGCGGCCCGCACCTCACCCTGCTCGCGCCCGGCGGCGCGCCGCTCGCGGACCGCGACGCCGCCCTCCGCCAGGCCGGCCGCGCCCTCGCGGACGGCAAGATCCTGGCCGTGAAGGGGCTGGGCGGGTTCCACCTCGCCTGCGACGCCACGAGCGCGGAGGCGGTCGCGACCCTGCGCGCCCGCAAGCACCGCGAGGAGAAGCCGCTCGCGGTGATGGTCCCCGACCTCGACGCCGCCGAGGCGCTCGCGCACCTCACCGACGCCGACCGGGAGCTCCTCGCCTCGGTGGAGCGCCCCATCGTCCTCGCCCGGCGCCGCGAGCCCTCCCCGCTCGCCGCCGGCATCGCCCCCGCCACCCCGCTCGTCGGGCTGCTCTTGCCGTACGCGCCGCTCCACCACCTCCTGCTCGCCGAGGCGGGCCGTCCGCTGGTGATGACCTCGGCGAACCTCTCCGAGGAGCCGATCGCCTACCGCAACGCCGAGGCGCTCGAGCGGCTCGGCGGGATCTGCGACCTCTTCCTGGTCCACGACCGCGAGATCGAGACCCGCTGCGACGACTCGGTGGCCCGCGTCGTGGCCGGCCGGCCGCTGGTGATGCGCCGCTCCCGCGGCTACGTGCCCCGGGCGGTCCCGGCGCCGGCGCGCTTCGAGCGCCCGGTGCTCGCCTGCGGCGCCCACCTCAAGAACACCTTCTGCATCGGCCTCGGCGACGCCGCCTGGCTCGGCCCGCACATCGGCGACCTCGAGAACCTCGAGACCACCGAGAGCTTCGAGTCGGCCGTGGCGCGGCTGGAGCGCTTCCTCGAGACCCGGCCCGCGCTCCTCGCCCACGACCTCCACCCGCAGTACCTCTCCACGGCCTACGCGCTGCGGCGCGCGGCCGAGCTCGGGATCCCGGCCGTCGGCGTGCAGCACCACCACGCCCACGTCGCCGCCGGCATGGCGGAGCACGGGCTCGAGGGCCCGGTCCTCGGCCTCGCCTGGGACGGGACCGGCTTCGGGCCCGACGGCTCGAGCTGGGGCGGCGAGCTGCTCCTCGCGGGCTACGCCGGCTACGAGCGGCTCGCGACCCTGCGCCCCCTGCCCCTCGCCGGCGCCGACACCGCCGTGCGCCAGCCCTGGCGCGTGGCCCTGGCGGCCCTCGACGACGCCTTCGACGGCGCGCCGCCGCTGGAGGCGCTCCCGCTCTTCCGCGGGCTGCCGCCGGCCGAGGTGGAGCTGGTGCGGCGGATGATCCGCGGCGGCTTCAACAGCCCCCTCGCCCACGGCGCCGGGAGGTGGTTCGACGCCGCGGGCGCGCTCGTGCTCGGGCGCGCCCGCGCCCGCCACGAGGGGCAGGTGGCGATGGCGCTGGAGGGGGCCGCCGACCCGGCCGAGCGCGGCGCCTACCCGTTCCGGATCGACGACGGGCGCGCGCCCTGGGAGCTCGACCTGCGCCCCGCCGTCCGCGCGCTGGTGGAGGACCTCCTCGCCGGCGCGCCCGCGCCCGCGGTGGCCGCGCGCTTCCACGAGACCCTCGCCGCCGCCGCCGCCGCCCTGGTGCGCCGGGCCGCGCGGGAGCGGGGCGGCCTGCCGGTCGTGGCCTCGGGCGGCTGCTTCCAGAACGCCCGGCTCGCGGAGCGGTTGCTGGGGAATCTCGCGCCCGATTTTCGGGTATACCTGCACGGGCACATCCCGCCGGGCGACGGCGGGATCGCGCTCGGGCAGGCGGTGGTCGCGCAGGCCGTTTCCACGCAGGACCCCGGGCAGCGCCCCGGCGGCAGGAGGTCGTGAATGTGTCTCGGCGTTCCCGGTAAGGTCCTCGCCATCGACGGCATGAACGCCACGGTGGACTTCTTCGGGGTCAAGAAGGAGCTCCGGCTCGACGTGGTGGACGAGCCGGTGTCGGTGGGCGACTACGTGCTCAACCACGTCGGCTTCGCCATCCGGCGCATCCCGCCCGACGAGGTGGGCGAGACCCTCGCCATGTTCGACCAGATCCTGAAGGACGTGGCCCAGGACGACCTCATGGCCGCCGACGTGATCGGCGAGATGGCCGCCGGCAAGGAGAAGGCCTGATGGCCTCCCCCGCCGAGCTGGCGCAGCAGCTCAAGTTCCGGGATCCCGAGAAGGCCCGCGCCCTCGCCGCCGCGCTGCAGCGCGAGGTGGACGCCATCGGCCGCGACGAGATCACCATCATGCACGTGTGCGGCAGCCACGAGCAGTCGATCGCCCGCTTCGGCATCCGCGCCGTCCTGCCGCGCCAGATCTCGCTCATCATGGGCCCGGGCTGCCCGGTCTGCGTCACCGACGCCCCGGAGATCGACGAGGGCGTGGCCCTCGCGAAGCAGGGCTGCCGCGTCCTCACCTACGGCGACATGCTCAAGGTGCCGGGCACGGTGAAGTCGCTCGGCGACGCCCAGGCCGACGGCGGCAAGGTGGACATCGTCTACGGCGTCGAGCAGGCGCTCGAGATCGCGCGGGCCCACCCCGACGAGGAGGTGGTCTTCTTCTCCTCCGGCTTCGAGACCACCGCGGTGGCCACCGCCGCCGCCATCCTGCGCGGCCTGCCGAAGAACCTCTCGGTGCTCTCGGCCCACAAGTACGTGCCGCCGGCGATGGAGATCGTGGCCGGCATGCCGGGCTCCAAGGTCGAGGCCTTCCTCGCCGCCGGGCACGCCGCCATCATCACCGGGTGCGACTGCTTCCGCCCCATGGCGCAGAAGTACCGGATGCCGATCGTGGTCACCGGCTTCGAGCCGCTCGACGTGCTCGCGGCCATCCTCAAGACGGTCGAGATGATCCGCCACGGCGAGCACGACGTCGCCAACTGCTACCCGCGCTGCGTCACCGGGCCGGGCAACCTGCCGGCCCAGAAGATGCTGTGGCAGGTGTTCGAGCCGGTGGGCGGCCAGTGGCGCGGCATCGCCGTCATCCCCGACGGCAACCTGCGGCTCAAGGCCGAGTTCGCCGCGGTGGACGCGCGCCGCCGCTTCGACATCGACGTGAGGTCGCTCTGGGACTACGCGCCGCCCAAGCTCGCCGAGCGCTGCATCTGCGGCGAGATCATGGCTGGCTTCAAGTCGCCCAAGGACTGCGCCCTCTTCGGCAAGGAGTGCCTGCCCGAGTCGCCGGTGGGCGCCTGCATGGTCTCCTCCGAGGGCACCTGCAAGATCTGGCACCAGTACGGCGGCGTCCCGGACCTGAAGGAGGTGGGGTAGATGTCGGCAGCGGATCGGGTGGGCCTGCGCCACGGCGCGGGCGGGCGGGCGATGCGCCGGCTCATCGAGGAGGTGTTCCTCGGGCTCGGCGGACCGGTGGAGGACGGGGTCGGGCTCGCCGCCATGGACGACGGCGCGGCCATCCGCGTCGGCGACCAGTGGGTGGTGATGACCACCGACAGCCACGTGGTCCACCCCCGCTTCTTCCCCGGCGGCGACATCGGCCGGCTCAGCATCTCGGGCTGCGTCAACGACCTCGCCATGATGGGCGCGACCGAGCCGCTCGGCCTCACCTGCGCCGTGATCATCGAGGAGGGCTTCCCGCGCGAGGAGCTGGAGCGGATCCGCGACTCGATGCAGCAGGCCTGCCGGGAGTCGGGCGCCAACATCGTCACCGGCGACACCAAGGTGATGGGCAAGGGCGAGGTGGACGGCATCGTCCTCAACACCGCCGGCTTCGCGGTGACCCGCCGGGTGGTGACCGACGCCGGCCTGCGCGCCGGCGACAAGCTCATCGTCACCGGCGCCATCGGCGACCACGGCATGGCGGTGATGACGCGCCGGCACGGCCTCGACATCGAGGGCGACCTCCGGAGCGACGTCGCCCCCATCAACCGGCTCGTCCGGGCCGCGCTCGACGCCGGCGGCGACGACGTGGTGGCGATGAAGGACCCGACCCGCGGCGGCGTCGCCTCGGTGCTCCACGAGTTCGCCGAGAAGGGCAAGGTGGGCGTGGTGGTGGACGAGCAGAGCCTGCCGGTGCACGCCGAGGTGCGGGCCGCCGGCGAGATGCTCGGCATCGACCCGCTCGTGGTCGCCAACGAGGGCAAGGCGGTCATCGGCGTCCGCGCCGGCTCGGCCGAGAAGGTGCTGGCCGCGCTCCGCGCCCACCCGCTCGGCCGCGAGGCGGCGATCATCGGCGCCGCGGTCGCCGAGCGGCCCGGCCAGGTGATCGTGGACACCGGCTTCGGCCGGCGCCTCCTCGCCGAGATCGAGGGCGAGCCGCTCCCCCGGATCTGCTGATGCACGAGTACTCGCTGGTCCAGGCGGTGGTGGAGCGGATCGAGGAGGAGGTCCAGAAGCAGCGGGCCCTCGCCGTGCACGCGCTCACGGTCTCCGTGGGCGAGCTCGGCGGCGTCGACCCGGAGCTCTTCCGGACCGCCTTCGAGACCTTCCGCCAGGGGACGGTCTGCGAGAAGGCGGCGCTCACGGTGCGCGTGGTCCCGGCCACCTGGAGCTGCCCGGCCTGCGGCAAGGCCATCGAGAAGGGGGCGGTGCTGCGCTGCCCCGCCTGCGATCTGCCCGCGAAGATGGGCGAAGGTTCCGACGGATTGACGCTCGACCGAGTCGAGCTGGAGGTGCCCTAGATGTGCACGACCTGCGGCTGCGGTGACACCGAGCTCGTCCCGGTGGAGCTCCACGACAAGATCCTGGCCGGCAACGACCGGCAGGCGGCGCACAACCGGGAGCACTTCCTCGGCCACGGCGTGCTGGCGCTGAACCTCATGGGCTCGCCGGGCGCCGGCAAGACGGCGGTGCTGGAGGCCACGAGCCGCTTCGCCGAGGGGCGGCTGAAGCTCTCGGCGGTGTCGGCCGACCTCGCCACCGACAACGACGCCCGCCGCCTCGAGAAGGCCGGCATCCCGTCGAAGGCCATCACCACCTTCCAGGCCTGCCACCTCGACGCGGCGATGGTGCACCACGCCCTCGACGGCTTCCCCTGGGACCGCTCCGACGTCTTCTTCATCGAGAACGTGGGCAACCTCGTCTGCCCGGCCATCTACGACCTCGGCCAGGCGGCCAACGTGGTGGCGCTCTCGGTGACCGAGGGCGAGGACAAGCCCATCAAGTACCCGGTGATGTTCCAGAAGGCCGATCTCGTGCTGGTCACCAAGTGCGACCTCGTGCCGCACCTCGACATCGACCTCGCCCGGATCGACGACGCCATCTCCCGCGTCATGCCGAACCCCAAGGTGCTGCGCGTCTCGGCCCGCACCGGGGAGGGGCTGGCCGAGTGGTTCGCGTGGCTCGAGGAGCAGCGCCGGCCTATCGTCCAGGGGAAGGGAGCGCACATGCACGGGCACGCCCATTCCCACGAGCACACCCACTCGCACGAGCACACGCACGCGGACGGGACGGTGCACAGCCACCCGCACGCGCACGTGCACGAGCACCCGCACGAGCACGGCGAGGCGAAGGCCGAGGAGCACCAGCACGAGCGCGAGGCCGGGCACGCCCACGACCCGGCGGAGAAGCACGAGCACCGGCACTGATCCCGCCGCGCGGTCGTCCTGGCCGCCGGAGTGCGCCGGAGCCCCTCGGGTCCCGCCCGGCGGGGAGGGAGTGCGCCAGTCCCTCGGGGTCCCGCCCGGCGGGGAAGGAGTGCGCCGGAGCCCCTCGCGCGAGCTGCCCACCCCGAGCCCATCTTCCCCTCTCCCGCGGAGCGGGAGAGGGACAGGGAGGGGGCGAGGCGGAGCACCCGGCCGGCGCGCCCATCGCAGTCAGCGCCGCAACCCAGGCCGACGGGAGCCCTCCCGAGGCGCGCAGCGCAGGCGGGCGCCCGCCGGCATCGGACCGCGTGACACGATGGCAGCGCCGCTCCCCCGTGCCACGCCGTAGCCGGAGCCTCACGCCCTAGCCAGATCGGAGCCGCAGCGGGCTCGAGCGCCCTGCGCCCGCGGCGCCGCTCGCCTGGCAGCGACCCGGCGGAGCCGCCGCAGCGAGCACCGCAGCGGTGGGCTCCCGGCGGCCCCCGCGGCACCGGTCGAGCATCGGCGACCCAGGCGGCCCGGCGCCCTGCACCGTGGCCGCCCCTCCCCCGCCCTCCCCGCCCGAGCGGGGAGGGAGTGCCTCGGTGGCTCCTCCCGAGAAGCGCCCTTCCTGGGACGTCGCGTCGCGCCGTGAAACGTCGCGTCGCGTCTCGCTGAAACCTCTCGTCGCGTCCCTGCCGGCGCGCCGGCGCGATCCCCCTGGAATCAGGCCGTTTTCCCCGGGGCACAGCCCGTGCACCCTCACGCCCCATGCGGTCCCTTCAACGAGTGATCCCAGGGAGAAAGAGAATGCCTAGACCGATCGCAGCACTGCTCGCGCTGACGGCGCTGACGAGCCTCGCGGGCGCGCCGCTGGCTCGCGCCGAGGACGCGCAGCAGCAGAAGATCGACGACCTCACGAAGAAGGTCGAAGCCCTCGAGCAGCGCGTCAAGAAGGACGAGGACAAGTCCCTCAGCCACTGGCTGACGATCGGCGGCGACTACCGCTTCCGGATCGACTCGCTGGGCGGCTCGGTGCCGAACTACTACCAGTACACCGGCCCGACCTCGATGCCGGTCGCCGCGCCCGGGTTCGACCCGAAGAACGACACGCTGATGACCAACCGCTTCGGCCTGAACCTCAAGGCCAAGGCGACGCAGGACGTGAGCATCTCGGCCCGCCTGCTCATGTACAAGGTCTTCGGCATGGAGACGTCGGCGCCCGTGAACGCCGGCTTCTTCGCCGACCGGATGCAGACGCTCGACGGCACCATCGGTCACGTGCCGATCGACAACACCCTGCGCGTGGACCAGGTGTACGCGACCTGGAACAACATCGGCGGCCAGCCGATCTGGTTCTCGGTCGGTCGTCGCCCCTCCACCGGCGGCTCGCCCACCCACGTCCGCCAGAACGGCGACCGCCCGGGTAACGGCGGCGTGCCCGGCCTGCTCGTGGACTACGCCTTCGACGGCATGACGCTCGGGGTCGCCCCCGAGATCGACGCCCTCCCCGGCGCCTTCGGCAAGATCTGCTACGGCCGCGGCTTCGAGGCCGGCTACGGCAGCGGGAGCAACTCGCTCAACGACACCGAGATGCTCGGCTTCCAGCTCGTGCCCGTGGACACCGACCCGCTCCGCATCGACTTCCAGTACAACCGCGGCTTCAACATCTTCGACAACCCGAACGCCGTCGGCAACCAGCTCGGCGACATGGACTGGATCGGCGTCGGCCTCCTCAGCACGCTCAAGAAGGTGGGCCCCGGCAACCTGACCTCGTTCGCGAGCGGCGGCCTCAGCATGACCCACCCGAACGGGAACCACGCGCTCCTCGCCGGCGCGGGCTCGCCCGACTCCGGCGCCGGCCTCCTCGTGAACGGCCCCGACACCAGCGGCCACACCGGCTGGTCGGTCTACGCCGGCCTCCGCTACGACCTGCCCACCGGCACCAAGATCGGCGCCGAGTACAACCACGGCTCCGAGTTCTGGATGCCGTTCGACCCGGCCGCCGACGACATGTGGACGAGCAAGCTCGGCACGCGCGGCAACGTCTACGAGGCGTACCTGATCCAGGAGCTCCCGCTCCAGCCGATCTCCTCGTTCAACGCCAAGACCTTCGTGCGGCTCGGCTACCAGTACTACGACTTCACCTACACCGGCAGCAACAACTGGGTCGGCGCGCCGGTGAAGATCTCCGACCTCGCGGCGAGCCCGATGAACGCCCAGATGTTCGCGCCCCTCAAGTCGGCGCACGACATCTACGCGACGTTCGAGGTGAAGCTCTAGTCGTCCCCGGGCGGGGAGGGGGCGCGAGCCCCCTCCCCGCCCTTCCCGTCTCCGCATCACGCAGTCAGGAGGAGCAACGTCATGAAGAGAGCAGCCGCAGTCGTCCTCGCCGCAGTCCGCGTCATGCTGGTCGTCCTCGCCCTGGGCGGCGTCGCCCGCGCCGACGAGACCAAGATGGTGGGCGTCATCACCAAGATCGACATCGCCGGGCAGGACGCCAAGGTCGCCACCGCCACGCTTCGGGACGTCAAGACCGACAAGACGGTGGAGATCACCGTCCACGACGACCTCACCCTCGACAAGTTCAAGGATCACCGCATCAACGAGGGCGACGAGATCCGCTGCCGGTACGAGGTGAAGAAGGGCAAGAACGTCAGCACCTACTTCCGCAAGACGGCCGGCTGCTGACGGTCCCGGGAACGAGCACGCACCAATGAACAACCTGGCACGACTCGGCGCGGCGCTCGCCGCGCTGATCTGGGCAGGCGGCGCCCGGGCCGGAGAGCACCCCGGCCGGGCGCAGATCGAGAAGGACGGCTACCGCGGTCCTTCCACCTGCGAGGCCTGTCACCCCGGCAAGGCCAAGGAGATCCTCGGCACGGTCCACTGGAAGCACGCCTCCAAGGTGGACAACGTGGAGCACCTCGACCCGAAGGTCGAGCACGGGATGAAGGATCGCATCTACACCATGTGCAACGGCAACGACGTGGTGAACGATCTGAAGGAGATCCCGAAGAACGCCGCCGGCAAGACCAAGCTCACCGGCTGCAACACCTGCCACCCCGGCAACCACCTCGAGGGCGTCGGCAGCACCGGGCCCGCGGCCGAGGCGGCCGTGGACTGCCTCATCTGCCACTCCAGCGCCTACGACCTGCGGCAGCGCAAGCCGTACAAGGACCCGCAGGGCCGGGTGCTGATGGGCCAGGACCGGAGCACGCAGGCGGCGCTCGCGGTCGGCAAGCCCACCGTCAAGAACTGCATGTTCTGCCACGAGTCGGCCGGCGGCGGCGTCCTGGTGAAGCGCGGGTTCGCCTTCAACAAGGAGAACGACGTCCACGCCGCCAGGGGCATGGTCTGCGTGGACTGCCACGGGTCGAAGGACCACCGCATCCCCACCGGCTTCGACCCGAACAACTGGGCCAACGACGGCGTGCGGGTGGCCTGCACCGACTGCCACGGCGAGAAGCCGCACAAGAGCGCCGACTACAACCGGCACGTCGCCCGGATCGCCTGCCAGACCTGCCACATTCCCCGCACCGGCGGGGCGGTGGCCAAGGACTTCACCGAGTGGACGCGCGGCTCGGACCAGTTCTACGAGCCGACCACGCTCAAGCGTGAGGCCAACGAGACCACCCCGGTCTACGCCTGGTACGACAAGACGGTCCGCAACGAGCCTCGGTTCATCGGGCCCCACGGCAGCCGCAAGGACGGGAAGAGCAAGATCTACCCGTTCAAGATCTACATGGGGAAGGCCTACTACGACCGCGGCACCGGCCAGCTGCTCTCGATGGACTTCGCGCCGCCCATGGCCACCGGCGACACCCGCGCCGGCGTGGCGTCGGCCGCCCGGACCCTCGGGATGAAGGAGCCGGAGCGGGTCGCCAAGGAGGCGGTGCCGGGCTGGCAGACCGTCTACTTCGGCAGCAACCACCTCGTGACCCGCGGCAAGGCGCTCAACTGCTCCAACTGCCACGGCCCGAACGGCGTGCTCGACTTCCGCAGCCTCGGCTACTCCGACGCCGAGGTGACGAAGCTCACCAACCCGGACTTCTGGTTCGAGCAGCTCATCGAGGCCCAGAAGTCGGAGTGGTGAGGCGAAGCGCCCGCGCGGCGTGCGGGGCAGGGGGGAGTGCTGGCCCCTACCCGCCCGCCGCGCGGATCATCTTCTCGAGCCGCCCGAGCGCCAGCTCGAGCGTGGCCATCCCGGGCCCGAACGAGAAGCGCACGTAGCTCTTGTAGCGGGCGCTGTGCTTGCCGCGCCGCTTGCCCGGGTTCACGTCGAAGAACTCGCCGGGCACGCAGATGACCTTGTGCTCGAGCGCGGCCCGGAAGAAGCCCATGCCGTCGTTGAGCGGCGGCGGGAGCGCCTCCACGTTGCCCCAGACGTAGAAGGTGCCGTCCGGCGCGCGGTCGATGCGCACGCCGAGCTTCTCGAGCCCGGCGAGGAGCCGCAGCCGCTTGGCGCCGAAGGCCTGGTGGATGGCGCGGGTCTCGGCGGCCACGTGGTCGTCGGCGAGGAGCGGGATGGCGGCCCGCTGCAGCGGCTTCGAGCCGCCGCCGTCGAGGAAGGAGCCGG from Anaeromyxobacter paludicola harbors:
- a CDS encoding hydrogenase maturation nickel metallochaperone HypA/HybF, whose amino-acid sequence is MHEYSLVQAVVERIEEEVQKQRALAVHALTVSVGELGGVDPELFRTAFETFRQGTVCEKAALTVRVVPATWSCPACGKAIEKGAVLRCPACDLPAKMGEGSDGLTLDRVELEVP
- the hypF gene encoding carbamoyltransferase HypF translates to MAIRGTVQGVGMRPFVFRVAGACRIRGRVRNDARGVTIEAFGAPADLDAFLARLEADKPPAARFDAVEVAPIPAEPAPDFRIVESEGTGASAELRVSIPADLATCPDCLRELADPANKRHRYPFTNCTNCGPRFTIARGVPYDRPLTTMAAFPLCPDCRREYETPTDRRFHAEPNACPVCGPHLTLLAPGGAPLADRDAALRQAGRALADGKILAVKGLGGFHLACDATSAEAVATLRARKHREEKPLAVMVPDLDAAEALAHLTDADRELLASVERPIVLARRREPSPLAAGIAPATPLVGLLLPYAPLHHLLLAEAGRPLVMTSANLSEEPIAYRNAEALERLGGICDLFLVHDREIETRCDDSVARVVAGRPLVMRRSRGYVPRAVPAPARFERPVLACGAHLKNTFCIGLGDAAWLGPHIGDLENLETTESFESAVARLERFLETRPALLAHDLHPQYLSTAYALRRAAELGIPAVGVQHHHAHVAAGMAEHGLEGPVLGLAWDGTGFGPDGSSWGGELLLAGYAGYERLATLRPLPLAGADTAVRQPWRVALAALDDAFDGAPPLEALPLFRGLPPAEVELVRRMIRGGFNSPLAHGAGRWFDAAGALVLGRARARHEGQVAMALEGAADPAERGAYPFRIDDGRAPWELDLRPAVRALVEDLLAGAPAPAVAARFHETLAAAAAALVRRAARERGGLPVVASGGCFQNARLAERLLGNLAPDFRVYLHGHIPPGDGGIALGQAVVAQAVSTQDPGQRPGGRRS
- a CDS encoding cytochrome C, with translation MNNLARLGAALAALIWAGGARAGEHPGRAQIEKDGYRGPSTCEACHPGKAKEILGTVHWKHASKVDNVEHLDPKVEHGMKDRIYTMCNGNDVVNDLKEIPKNAAGKTKLTGCNTCHPGNHLEGVGSTGPAAEAAVDCLICHSSAYDLRQRKPYKDPQGRVLMGQDRSTQAALAVGKPTVKNCMFCHESAGGGVLVKRGFAFNKENDVHAARGMVCVDCHGSKDHRIPTGFDPNNWANDGVRVACTDCHGEKPHKSADYNRHVARIACQTCHIPRTGGAVAKDFTEWTRGSDQFYEPTTLKREANETTPVYAWYDKTVRNEPRFIGPHGSRKDGKSKIYPFKIYMGKAYYDRGTGQLLSMDFAPPMATGDTRAGVASAARTLGMKEPERVAKEAVPGWQTVYFGSNHLVTRGKALNCSNCHGPNGVLDFRSLGYSDAEVTKLTNPDFWFEQLIEAQKSEW
- a CDS encoding HypC/HybG/HupF family hydrogenase formation chaperone gives rise to the protein MCLGVPGKVLAIDGMNATVDFFGVKKELRLDVVDEPVSVGDYVLNHVGFAIRRIPPDEVGETLAMFDQILKDVAQDDLMAADVIGEMAAGKEKA
- the hypE gene encoding hydrogenase expression/formation protein HypE codes for the protein MSAADRVGLRHGAGGRAMRRLIEEVFLGLGGPVEDGVGLAAMDDGAAIRVGDQWVVMTTDSHVVHPRFFPGGDIGRLSISGCVNDLAMMGATEPLGLTCAVIIEEGFPREELERIRDSMQQACRESGANIVTGDTKVMGKGEVDGIVLNTAGFAVTRRVVTDAGLRAGDKLIVTGAIGDHGMAVMTRRHGLDIEGDLRSDVAPINRLVRAALDAGGDDVVAMKDPTRGGVASVLHEFAEKGKVGVVVDEQSLPVHAEVRAAGEMLGIDPLVVANEGKAVIGVRAGSAEKVLAALRAHPLGREAAIIGAAVAERPGQVIVDTGFGRRLLAEIEGEPLPRIC
- the hypD gene encoding hydrogenase formation protein HypD, yielding MASPAELAQQLKFRDPEKARALAAALQREVDAIGRDEITIMHVCGSHEQSIARFGIRAVLPRQISLIMGPGCPVCVTDAPEIDEGVALAKQGCRVLTYGDMLKVPGTVKSLGDAQADGGKVDIVYGVEQALEIARAHPDEEVVFFSSGFETTAVATAAAILRGLPKNLSVLSAHKYVPPAMEIVAGMPGSKVEAFLAAGHAAIITGCDCFRPMAQKYRMPIVVTGFEPLDVLAAILKTVEMIRHGEHDVANCYPRCVTGPGNLPAQKMLWQVFEPVGGQWRGIAVIPDGNLRLKAEFAAVDARRRFDIDVRSLWDYAPPKLAERCICGEIMAGFKSPKDCALFGKECLPESPVGACMVSSEGTCKIWHQYGGVPDLKEVG
- the hypB gene encoding hydrogenase nickel incorporation protein HypB, whose translation is MCTTCGCGDTELVPVELHDKILAGNDRQAAHNREHFLGHGVLALNLMGSPGAGKTAVLEATSRFAEGRLKLSAVSADLATDNDARRLEKAGIPSKAITTFQACHLDAAMVHHALDGFPWDRSDVFFIENVGNLVCPAIYDLGQAANVVALSVTEGEDKPIKYPVMFQKADLVLVTKCDLVPHLDIDLARIDDAISRVMPNPKVLRVSARTGEGLAEWFAWLEEQRRPIVQGKGAHMHGHAHSHEHTHSHEHTHADGTVHSHPHAHVHEHPHEHGEAKAEEHQHEREAGHAHDPAEKHEHRH
- a CDS encoding DUF3373 domain-containing protein; translated protein: MPRPIAALLALTALTSLAGAPLARAEDAQQQKIDDLTKKVEALEQRVKKDEDKSLSHWLTIGGDYRFRIDSLGGSVPNYYQYTGPTSMPVAAPGFDPKNDTLMTNRFGLNLKAKATQDVSISARLLMYKVFGMETSAPVNAGFFADRMQTLDGTIGHVPIDNTLRVDQVYATWNNIGGQPIWFSVGRRPSTGGSPTHVRQNGDRPGNGGVPGLLVDYAFDGMTLGVAPEIDALPGAFGKICYGRGFEAGYGSGSNSLNDTEMLGFQLVPVDTDPLRIDFQYNRGFNIFDNPNAVGNQLGDMDWIGVGLLSTLKKVGPGNLTSFASGGLSMTHPNGNHALLAGAGSPDSGAGLLVNGPDTSGHTGWSVYAGLRYDLPTGTKIGAEYNHGSEFWMPFDPAADDMWTSKLGTRGNVYEAYLIQELPLQPISSFNAKTFVRLGYQYYDFTYTGSNNWVGAPVKISDLAASPMNAQMFAPLKSAHDIYATFEVKL